The Blattabacterium sp. (Blatta orientalis) str. Tarazona genome contains the following window.
AATATTTTAAGAAAAGTGCAAGAGAATCTATCAAAGAGGCACAGAGCGGAATCGAACCGCTATAAAAGGTTTTGCAGACCTCTGCCTTTCCAATCGGCCACAGTGCCTTAATTTATCATCCATCTAAAACAATGCAAACTCTATCCACACGGCTTTGTAGAGGTGGATTTTCTTTGCAAATTTTTATTCTTGTTGATTTTACTAAATCTATTCTATATTTTTTGATTCTTTGAATAATTCTTTGAGCTAAATGTTCTAATAATTTTGAATTAATAGCCATTTCTTCTTTTACAATGCGATATAAATGCACATAGTCAATAGTTTTTGATAAATCATCACTTATTGAAGCTTTATAAAGATCTAATTCAATTTCTAAAT
Protein-coding sequences here:
- the folB gene encoding dihydroneopterin aldolase; protein product: MGKILVENIKLFGFHGCMPEEATLGSYYTVNLEIELDLYKASISDDLSKTIDYVHLYRIVKEEMAINSKLLEHLAQRIIQRIKKYRIDLVKSTRIKICKENPPLQSRVDRVCIVLDG